The following proteins come from a genomic window of Peptoniphilus equinus:
- a CDS encoding sensor histidine kinase: protein MFSSIKYRFITLYLILMLLCMAIVGTFIINRLESVQVDNATENMHATMNSIISTSNYLNTDNWLENNDKIIDTFVSWRLMPSQVLYAITSDKGDPLIIAASRNSNNPVALSNDALEPDMVLQALAGNEEERTVHAGTEDVHEKHIAKPVFAPGGQVMGVLYMTESLTAIYNVVDNARVILTYATGIAVFITAILGYFLANSITTPIRAVTKKARKMANGDFHQHVDVKSNDEIGKLGSMFNLLTEKLNATIADMELERGKLDSIFTYMQEGLVAVDRNGTLVHVNPTAKRILKKPDAAELDLSPLPLNKVDYNDFTTLVGEEELLLKGKYYKIKYGPFRRERSIQGLIVVFQDVTREHNLDALRKEFVANVSHELKTPITTVQTYSETLLDSDLLEGPQKHFIATINHEAQRMGQLVTDLLALSNIDYGTHAMTLAPISLRSVIDETLSNLKVMIAQKNHRITLHLPEDTPAVLADRSALERILNNIISNAVKYTDPNGHIDICAESAVPDSVTLRVQDNGIGIPKEDLGRIFERFYRVEKSRSRAMGGTGLGLSIAKEMTDRMHGKLTIDSELGVGTTVHLTLRSPHNEGQ from the coding sequence ATGTTCTCAAGTATCAAGTACCGATTCATCACCCTCTACCTTATTCTCATGTTACTGTGTATGGCCATTGTCGGTACCTTTATTATCAATCGTCTGGAATCTGTCCAGGTGGATAACGCTACGGAAAATATGCATGCCACGATGAACTCCATTATCAGCACCTCGAACTATTTAAACACAGACAACTGGCTGGAGAATAACGACAAGATTATCGACACCTTTGTCAGTTGGCGTCTGATGCCCTCCCAGGTGCTCTACGCCATCACCTCAGATAAAGGTGATCCTCTGATTATTGCCGCTTCACGCAATTCCAACAACCCGGTGGCATTGTCCAATGACGCTCTGGAACCGGATATGGTCTTGCAGGCCCTGGCCGGCAACGAGGAAGAGCGCACGGTGCACGCCGGCACCGAAGACGTCCACGAAAAACATATTGCCAAGCCGGTCTTTGCTCCCGGCGGACAGGTGATGGGTGTGCTGTACATGACCGAATCGTTAACCGCGATCTATAACGTTGTGGATAACGCCCGGGTCATCCTGACCTATGCCACGGGTATTGCCGTTTTTATCACGGCGATTCTCGGGTATTTTCTTGCCAATTCCATCACCACGCCCATTCGTGCCGTCACCAAAAAGGCAAGAAAAATGGCCAACGGCGATTTTCATCAACACGTGGATGTGAAGAGTAATGATGAAATCGGCAAGCTCGGCTCCATGTTCAACCTGCTTACCGAAAAGCTCAACGCCACGATCGCCGATATGGAACTGGAGCGAGGGAAGCTTGACTCCATCTTTACTTATATGCAGGAAGGCTTGGTGGCGGTGGATCGGAACGGTACCCTCGTCCACGTCAATCCCACGGCGAAGCGCATTTTGAAAAAACCAGACGCCGCAGAGCTGGATTTGTCACCGCTGCCGCTAAACAAAGTGGACTATAACGACTTCACCACCCTGGTCGGTGAAGAAGAGCTATTGTTAAAGGGAAAGTATTACAAGATTAAGTACGGTCCGTTTCGTCGGGAGCGCTCCATTCAGGGTCTCATCGTGGTCTTTCAGGACGTCACACGGGAGCACAACTTGGATGCTCTGCGCAAAGAATTTGTCGCCAATGTTTCTCACGAGCTGAAAACTCCCATCACCACAGTACAAACCTATTCGGAGACCCTCCTGGACTCGGATTTGCTTGAGGGGCCTCAGAAGCATTTTATTGCCACCATCAACCATGAAGCGCAGCGAATGGGACAGCTGGTGACCGATCTGCTTGCCCTTTCTAACATTGACTACGGAACCCATGCGATGACCTTGGCGCCGATATCTCTACGCTCTGTCATCGATGAAACGCTGAGCAATCTGAAAGTGATGATTGCACAGAAAAACCACCGCATCACCCTTCATCTGCCGGAGGACACACCGGCAGTCCTTGCGGATCGCAGTGCTCTTGAGCGAATTTTAAACAACATCATCTCCAACGCGGTGAAGTATACCGATCCCAACGGTCATATTGATATCTGCGCTGAAAGCGCAGTGCCAGACAGCGTCACACTGCGCGTCCAAGACAACGGCATCGGCATCCCGAAAGAGGACCTGGGACGTATTTTTGAACGCTTTTACCGAGTGGAAAAGAGCCGCAGCCGTGCCATGGGCGGCACGGGGCTCGGCCTTTCCATTGCCAAAGAAATGACCGATCGGATGCACGGCAAGCTTACCATCGATTCGGAGCTGGGGGTGGGCACCACCGTTCACCTCACCTTAAGGAGCCCTCACAATGAAGGACAATAA
- a CDS encoding response regulator, whose amino-acid sequence MPEKILVVDDEQSIADIIQYNLAKEGYESQAAYDGKACLDSLSQSHFDLVILDIMMPVMDGFSVLKELRKTKNTPVIILTAKDDEVDKILGLELGADDYVVKPFSMRELMARVKAILRRRNLAPSADDVTFKWADLEVDLNKYEVRKKGVLIELTLREFELLKFLVKTPGQVYSREELLDKVWDYDYYGDIRTVDVTVRRLREKIEDSKDYKYILTKRGVGYYFGG is encoded by the coding sequence ATGCCTGAAAAAATTCTCGTTGTGGACGACGAACAGTCCATTGCAGATATTATCCAATACAACTTAGCCAAAGAAGGTTATGAGTCCCAAGCCGCCTACGACGGCAAGGCCTGCCTGGATAGCCTGAGTCAGAGTCATTTTGACCTTGTCATTTTAGATATTATGATGCCGGTCATGGACGGTTTCTCCGTGTTAAAAGAGCTTAGAAAAACCAAGAACACCCCGGTGATTATTCTCACCGCCAAAGACGACGAAGTCGATAAGATTCTAGGCTTGGAGTTGGGGGCCGATGACTATGTGGTGAAGCCTTTCTCCATGCGCGAACTCATGGCTCGTGTCAAGGCGATTCTGCGTCGTCGAAACCTCGCCCCTTCCGCCGATGATGTCACATTTAAATGGGCAGACTTGGAAGTGGACTTGAACAAATATGAAGTCCGCAAGAAAGGTGTGCTGATTGAGCTCACCCTTCGGGAGTTCGAGCTTCTCAAATTCCTTGTCAAAACGCCCGGCCAAGTTTACTCTCGGGAAGAACTTCTGGATAAGGTATGGGACTACGACTACTACGGCGACATCCGCACCGTGGATGTGACGGTGCGTCGACTGCGCGAAAAAATTGAAGACTCCAAAGACTACAAATACATTCTCACCAAACGCGGCGTAGGCTATTACTTCGGAGGCTGA
- a CDS encoding deoxyribonuclease IV, which produces MTTLKIGSHQSFAKGYRGLYESMVAQGGNTLQFFIRNPRGSKMKSWDEADARFLKERHVDILVHAPYTLNPASDKDYVLEFAHAAMREDIERLEFFGPQLYNFHPGSHVGQGVEKGIQLVQSCLNAILWDDMATTVLLETMAGKGTELGRTFEELAAIIDGVRLQDKVGVCLDTCHLHEGGYDIVHDLDGVLRHFDETVGLHRLKAVHLNDSKNPRGAHKDRHEEIGKGHIGLQAIEDIINHPALRDLPFYLETPLDNDGHAKEIALLRGLRHEA; this is translated from the coding sequence ATGACTACTTTAAAAATCGGATCCCATCAATCTTTCGCAAAAGGTTACCGTGGACTGTATGAGAGCATGGTGGCCCAAGGCGGCAACACACTACAATTTTTTATACGCAACCCCAGAGGTTCGAAAATGAAATCTTGGGATGAAGCTGACGCGCGATTTCTAAAAGAAAGGCATGTCGACATCCTCGTTCACGCGCCCTACACCTTGAACCCGGCGTCCGATAAGGACTATGTGCTGGAGTTTGCTCATGCGGCCATGCGAGAAGACATTGAACGTCTGGAGTTCTTTGGGCCGCAACTCTACAACTTTCATCCCGGTTCTCACGTCGGACAGGGAGTGGAGAAAGGTATTCAGTTGGTGCAGTCATGTCTTAACGCGATTCTTTGGGACGATATGGCCACCACCGTACTCCTTGAGACCATGGCAGGTAAGGGGACGGAATTGGGACGGACCTTTGAAGAACTCGCTGCCATTATCGACGGCGTGCGCCTTCAGGACAAGGTGGGCGTCTGTCTGGATACCTGCCATCTGCACGAAGGCGGCTATGATATCGTCCATGATCTGGACGGTGTCTTGCGCCACTTTGATGAAACTGTCGGCCTGCATCGCCTCAAAGCCGTGCATCTCAACGACTCGAAAAATCCAAGAGGCGCCCACAAAGATCGTCACGAGGAAATCGGCAAAGGCCATATTGGACTTCAGGCGATAGAGGACATCATCAACCATCCGGCACTGCGAGATCTGCCCTTCTATTTAGAAACGCCGCTGGATAACGACGGCCATGCCAAAGAAATTGCACTGCTCAGAGGACTGCGCCATGAAGCGTAA
- a CDS encoding heparan-alpha-glucosaminide N-acetyltransferase has protein sequence MPKKLHCSEDCAMKRNHLLDTWRGLTVIAMVLFHFAYDINLYWQLSWYDGTTFTTWWQRSIAVSFFWISGMTASFLTGEKNIKRGLKLTVLGVLITLVTTWITPDLSIYFGVLNGLGASLVVVGLLQQHLRRLPATFAVFFACLYIGTYTIPSGVAFGRELPQRLYALNLYPLGFPNSTFTSTDYFPLLPWVLLLTAGFIFGDWIKGKDYFGHYGRPNLISQIGRKSLLIYVTHQVVLYGLTELLVLIFKPV, from the coding sequence ATGCCAAAGAAATTGCACTGCTCAGAGGACTGCGCCATGAAGCGTAACCATCTTTTAGACACATGGCGAGGATTGACAGTGATCGCCATGGTTCTCTTTCACTTTGCCTATGACATCAATTTATACTGGCAGCTGTCGTGGTACGACGGTACGACCTTTACCACCTGGTGGCAGCGCAGTATAGCTGTGAGCTTCTTTTGGATCTCGGGGATGACGGCGAGCTTTCTTACCGGAGAAAAGAACATTAAACGAGGATTGAAGCTTACAGTATTAGGGGTTCTCATCACTCTTGTCACGACATGGATCACGCCGGATCTGTCCATATATTTCGGCGTATTAAACGGCTTGGGCGCAAGTCTTGTCGTCGTGGGACTGTTGCAGCAACATTTGCGGCGTCTGCCGGCGACTTTTGCCGTCTTTTTTGCATGCTTGTACATAGGCACCTATACGATTCCGTCCGGGGTTGCCTTCGGTAGGGAACTGCCTCAGAGACTCTACGCTTTGAACCTGTATCCTTTAGGCTTTCCAAACAGTACGTTTACCTCGACCGACTATTTTCCGTTGTTGCCGTGGGTACTGCTTTTAACGGCAGGCTTCATTTTCGGAGACTGGATAAAAGGAAAAGACTACTTCGGGCACTATGGGCGTCCCAATCTCATTAGCCAGATCGGTCGCAAAAGCCTGCTCATCTACGTGACCCACCAAGTGGTGCTCTATGGACTCACCGAGCTATTGGTGCTGATATTTAAACCGGTTTAA
- the murI gene encoding glutamate racemase, translating into MKKIAFFDSGIGGLSILKAGIDRLKMPLCYLGDSFHMPYGERPGWEVEYYTEQSIRSFGKDIEACVIACNTATAYGLKNAQEKFPFPVIGVVSPACEYAATVTKNNKIAYIATEGAVKSRVYEDTLTPIHPEIELRGIGAPDLVLSIEEGHLDDEEALSTVRRYLNKFEDYDYDTLILACTHFPLARQAFETVFTEQGRQVTIIDPAVFTINKLMTLLDVEAGKTPAIDFYTTGDVEPFEVLVKRVIDTSSVQTSFGHCTINELPKQYK; encoded by the coding sequence GTGAAAAAAATAGCTTTTTTTGATAGCGGAATAGGTGGTCTGTCTATTTTAAAGGCAGGTATTGATAGATTAAAGATGCCCTTATGCTATTTAGGCGACAGCTTTCATATGCCCTATGGTGAGCGTCCGGGCTGGGAAGTTGAATATTATACCGAGCAAAGTATTCGAAGCTTTGGAAAAGATATTGAAGCTTGTGTGATTGCCTGTAATACGGCAACTGCTTATGGGTTAAAAAACGCTCAGGAAAAATTTCCTTTTCCGGTTATTGGCGTAGTGAGTCCGGCTTGTGAGTATGCTGCGACTGTGACCAAGAATAATAAGATTGCCTATATCGCTACAGAAGGTGCTGTGAAGAGTCGTGTTTATGAAGATACTTTAACTCCTATACATCCAGAGATTGAGTTGAGGGGTATTGGAGCGCCAGATCTGGTGCTAAGTATTGAAGAGGGTCATTTAGATGATGAGGAAGCGTTATCTACAGTACGACGCTATTTGAATAAATTTGAAGACTATGATTATGATACCTTGATTTTGGCCTGCACCCATTTTCCTTTAGCACGTCAGGCTTTTGAAACAGTATTTACAGAACAAGGCCGTCAGGTCACTATTATTGACCCGGCTGTCTTTACTATTAATAAATTGATGACGCTGCTAGATGTTGAAGCAGGAAAAACACCGGCTATTGATTTTTACACTACTGGGGATGTAGAGCCGTTTGAAGTTTTAGTCAAGCGTGTCATTGATACGTCGTCGGTCCAAACTTCTTTTGGACACTGTACTATTAACGAACTTCCGAAACAGTATAAGTAA